A DNA window from Halomonas zincidurans B6 contains the following coding sequences:
- a CDS encoding MGMT family protein yields MTRSERLEQIYTIVAQIPAGRVTTYGRVAKMTDGATARMVGSAMRQLPAGHGLPWHRVINASRRVTEHGGAIDQREKLRAEGVAFDAKGRVNAELLWP; encoded by the coding sequence ATGACGCGCAGCGAGCGGCTCGAACAGATCTACACCATCGTCGCGCAGATCCCCGCCGGCCGGGTGACCACCTATGGCCGGGTGGCGAAGATGACCGATGGCGCCACCGCGCGCATGGTCGGCAGCGCGATGCGCCAGCTGCCCGCCGGTCACGGCTTGCCCTGGCATCGGGTGATCAACGCCTCGCGACGCGTTACCGAGCATGGCGGGGCGATCGACCAGCGCGAGAAGCTGCGCGCCGAGGGCGTCGCCTTCGATGCCAAGGGGCGGGTCAACGCCGAGTTGCTCTGGCCGTGA
- a CDS encoding YjaG family protein has translation MQQTSPGGFKARLRQLGRRQQAAFMAALCERLTPNYGLYAQMTGQGDPHGLRVVLDLAWEALTVRDARIDFARQAEKLAELEPPGDDDSFGARRAVEAVAALTTLLDALQGELPEAPLEVSRLSTSGVQAYVEMSEGAEGDDPDQAMARLRSHPLMDDERDFQETVLEAAEGKLDREALKALRRLGRNDGVSNLGLNADE, from the coding sequence ATGCAACAGACCTCACCAGGCGGTTTCAAGGCCCGCTTGCGCCAACTCGGCCGTCGGCAGCAGGCGGCGTTCATGGCAGCGCTGTGCGAACGGCTGACGCCCAACTACGGGCTCTATGCGCAGATGACCGGCCAGGGCGATCCGCATGGGCTGCGGGTGGTCCTCGACCTGGCCTGGGAGGCGCTGACGGTGCGCGATGCGCGCATCGATTTCGCCCGCCAGGCCGAGAAGCTCGCCGAACTCGAGCCGCCCGGGGACGACGACAGTTTCGGCGCGCGCCGTGCGGTGGAGGCGGTCGCCGCGTTGACGACGCTGCTCGATGCGCTGCAGGGCGAGCTGCCCGAGGCGCCACTTGAGGTTAGCCGACTCTCGACGAGCGGCGTGCAGGCGTATGTCGAGATGAGCGAGGGCGCGGAAGGCGATGATCCCGACCAGGCCATGGCGCGGCTGCGCAGCCATCCGCTGATGGATGACGAGCGCGACTTCCAGGAGACCGTGCTCGAGGCCGCCGAGGGCAAGCTCGATCGCGAGGCGCTCAAGGCGCTACGCCGGCTGGGGCGCAACGACGGCGTCAGCAATCTGGGCCTCAATGCTGATGAATAG